The nucleotide sequence agtcagtaacacagggtacTTGTGACGATTATATTGGACTGGTTACAGAACTGTTTGTTCACACCTCTTTCGCTCGCGACCTGAACGGCGCTAGAACAATGCAGGGCTTGTTTCGCCTTGAGTCTTGCAATGTCTCCAGGTGTGGGGGGCGGAGTGTCAATGGAATTGTTTGAGTGTGTTGTGAGTGGGGGGGCGTATTCTCTGTGGTGCGGGAGTGTGAGATGGTTCTATTAAGCGCCTCGGGTTCAGCCTCTCAATTTTCACTCTGTCCTCTTTTCTCCATCCTCCCCTCGTCTCTGTGAcctccccaccctctccccagGGACTCTACGCTATCTCGGCCATCCCTCACGCCATCTTGCCAACGGTTCACTTCCATCCCCCTTTGCCCACTCTGAAGAGGCTCCTGATTAACCGAATGCCGATGGGCTCTGTCATCAAGGTGGTCACCTTTTACAAGAGAGCCTTCTGGAAGGAGAAGGGTAAGTGTGCcctcggtgggggggggggggggtattttTCTGAGGCGAGGGGGTGCATGATGTTTGTCGTTCGCCCCCTGAAGATGGACAGGATCGCCTCTTTCAGGCCGAACAGTTCAGGGGTTCATCACAACAGAACAGACTCAGagtcctacagcgtggaaacagacccttcggcccaacccgtccatgctgatcagatatcctaacctaatctgctcccatttgccagcactcagcccctattcctccaaacccttcctattcatatactcatccaaatgcctcttcaatgttgcaattgtaccagcctccaccacttcctctggcatctcattcccatacacataccaccctctgggtgaaaaaggttccccttaggtcttttttatatctttccaatcccagggaaaagcctttgcctatttaccctatccatgcccctcataattttgtaaacctctataaggtcacccctcagcctctgacgctccagggaaaacagccccagcctgttcagcctctccctNNNNNNNNNNNNNNNNNNNNNNNNNNNNNNNNNNNNNNNNNNNNNNNNNNNNNNNNNNNNNNNNNNNNNNNNNNNNNNNNNNNNNNNNNNNNNNNNNNNNNNNNNNNNNNNNNNNNNNNNNNNNNNNNNNNNNNNNNNNNNNNNNNNNNNNNNNNNNNNNNNNNNNNNNNNNNNNNNNNNNNNNNNNNNNNNNNNNNNNNNNNNNNNNNNNNNNNNNNNNNNNNNNNNNNNNNNNNNNNNNNNNNNNNNNNNNNNNNNNNNNNNNNNNNNNNNNNNNNNNNNNNNNNNNNNNNNNNNNNNNNNNNNNNNNNNNNNNNNNNNNNNNNNNNNNNNNNNNNNNNNNNNNNNNNNNNNNNNNNNNNNNNNNNNNNNNNNNNNNNNNNNNNNNNNNNNNNNNNNNNNNNNNNNNNNNNNNNNNNNNNNNNNNNNNNNNNNNNNNNNNNNNNNNNNNNNNNNNNNNNNNNNNNNNNNNNNNNNNNNNNNNNNNNNNNNNNNNNNNNNNNNNNNNNNNNNNNNNNNNNNNNNNNNNNNNNNNNNNNNNNNNNNNNNNNNNNNNNNNNNNNNNNNNNNNNNNNNNNNNNNNNNNNNNNNNNNNNNNNNNNNNNNNNNNNNNNNNNNNNNNNNNNNNNNNNNNNNNNNNNNNNNNNNNNNNNNNNNNNNNNNNNNNNNNNNNNNNNNNNNNNNNNNNNNNNNNNNNNNNNNNNNNNNNNNNNNNNNNNNNNNNNNNNNNNNNNNNNNNNNNNNNNNNNNNNNNNNNNNNNNNNNNNNNNNNNNNNNNNNNNNNNNNNNNNNNNNNNNNNNNNNNNNNNNNNNNNNNNNNNNNNNNNNNNNNNNNNNNNNNNNNNNNNNNNNNNNNNNNNNNNNNNNNNNNNNNNNNNNNNNNNNNNNNNNNNNNNNNNNNNNNNNNNNNNNNNNNNNNNNNNNNNNNNNNNNNNNNNNNNNNNNNNNNNNNNNNNNNNNNNNNNNNNNNNNNNNNNNNNNNNNNNNNNNNNNNNNNNNNNNNNNNNNNNNNNNNNNNNNNNNNNNNNNNNNNNNNNNNNNNNNNNNNNNNNCCTCCTccacttccccttcccccacgCCCCCCTGTCCCACCCTCCCCCAATCCAGGGTTCAACGGTTGCACCATGTCCAACTCTGGATGTGTTACCTTCAGCATGGATGACACCAAGCCGGATGGGAGTCACCCGGCCATGATGGGCTTCATCCAGGCAGAGACGGCGCGGAGGATGTGCCTGGATACCCTGGAGCGGAGGTCAGTTTGAGCGCCCCCAATCCCCGCCTAACCGTGGGGTCCACTTGGAGCGAGCGCATctcacggggggggggggggacggaGCTCCCTGGAGAGAGGGATGGCCTACAACATCGAGATCGTCACCTTCCCGATCTCCCAATCCCGAGACAGGAAGGGAATCGGGGACTCGATGGCGACGATCTCTGGGATTGAACGTTCGGGCGGGAGAAGACGGGGGGGGGTGGGAGAGCTGTTCCTCAATGTTCAATCCTTGGAAAACATGGAGAACTCACAGGAAGTGAGCACTGCgcaggctggagatcagagtcgagagcgtggtgctggaaaagcacagccggtcaggcagcatccgaggagcaggaaagtcggcgtttcgggcataagcccttcatcaggaaacgtcgattctcctgctcctcggatgctgcctgacctggtgtgcttttccagcaccacactctatgaTTGAGAACTTAAACCTTGACATACTTAAGGAGCAAATTAAATTGGAATTAAGaatggaaagaattaaaagggacctgaggggcaacattttcacaccgaGTGTGgtacgacttatacacttaatggtaaggtcctagggagtgttgctgaacaaagagaccttggagtgcaggtacttagctccttgaaagtggagtcgcaggtagataggatagtgaagaaggcgttggtatgctttcctttattggtcagagtattgagtacaggagttgggaggccatgctatggctgtacaggacattggttaggccactgttggaatattgcgtgcaattctggtctccttcctatcggaaagatgttgtcaaacttgaaaaggttcagaaaagatttacaaggatgttgccagggttggagggtttaatctacagggagaggctgaacaggctggggctgttttccctggagcgcggaggctgaggggtgaccttatagaggtttacaaaattataaggggcatggatagggtaaatagacaaagtcttttccctggaatcggggagtgcagaactagagggcataggtttagggtgagaggggaaagatataaaagagacctaaggggcaactttttcacacaNNNNNNNNNNNNNNNNNNNNNNNNNNNNNNNNNNNNNNNNNNNNNNNNNNNNNNNNNNNNNNNNNNNNNNNNNNNNtaagaggcatttggatgggtatatgaataggaagggtttggagggatatgggccgggtgctggcaggtgggactagattgggttgggatatctggtcggcatggacgggttgggccgaagggtctgtttccatgctgtacatctctacgattctaATGATGACCCGGAAACTGTTGTCATAGAGTTGTCGAAGTCGACAGCACAGGTTACAGCCCTTCGGCCTATCATCTCCGTGCCAGGCAACAGCATTTTCGAGCATTTGCCCCATTCACCTCAGGTATCACAAGTGCCCACCGGAATATTTCTTGAGGCTTTCGGTCTCCCACTCTCGGAGGCAGATCTCCCGGATTTCCCGCCACCCTCAGGCAGAATGATTTGTCCCTCACATCCCCTCAGACCTCCCTACCCATTGTCTGCAATCTATGCCCGCACCTCCACACAACCGGGTCATTGATCaacaggaaacatttcttcctgtaTCTCTGCCCCACATCATTTTATCCACCTCGATcgtttcccctctcaatctctcctgctctcaGGAGAACAACccaggtcctccagtttcctcccacagtccagggatgtgaggttagggtggattgactgtgctaaattgtcccatagtgcccagggatgtgcaggttagggtggattggccgtgctaaattgtcccataatattaggtacattagtcagaggtaaatgtggaggaatgggtctggggatTTAGTCTTTgtagggtcggtatggacttgttgggccgaaggctctgcttccgcactgcagggattctcatAGGGAATCTCTCCTCATCACTGAAtcgctccagcccaggcaacaacCTTGGAAATCTCTCCAGACAATAATTATCATTCTTTAAGATAATTATTTAATTCAAGATGAAAGTATTGAGAtaactattgaattcaaattcagctgTGCCAGGATTGAAACCCCAGCATGTTagccacatctttggactaacaGTCTTGCAATAGTGCCACTCGGCCGTCACTTATAAGTGACTCCAGACCGCGGCCAATGTGGGCAATGCCTCAATACCCTCTTAAATGGCCGAAGGAGCAATtcgagggcaattaggggtggacagCAGAGATATAGAGTCTCCGGGGGTATCCAGCAGATTACAAAGGGTTGCAAGGATTGTAAAAGCGCACAGATTGCTCGAACCGAACAAATAAATACTATTTGgaaatcttcctttttttttgtatttacctctccttcccccacccccgtTCCCTCTGTTCCCAGGAAGGCCAGTGTATGTCAACATTATGCCCGAATATTTAAGATGGAGGAGTTCTTGCACGTGAGTAGCTGATGGTTTAATTCTGCCACCTCCCAGAATTCCTTCCGTCCACCCCAGGCTAAGCCAATAGGAGATTGAGAGCAATGGAGGGTGGGAGGTTTGGGTCCAATGTGGGGCAAGTGAGGGGGTGAGATCTGCGGTGTTGGGGTTGGCGGGTCAACGCGGGAGGGTGCATGCTGGTAGTGTTGGAATTGGCGTAAGGAGGGGGTGAGAGGATGAGAGAGTCGGGATTTGGGGGGATAGGAGGGGACGCAAGGTTGGGGGGGGCGCGGTGTAGGGTGAGCCAGGAGGaaggggggggggaaatggggtAAAATGATTCGACAGATCCCGTCACCCTTTACTGACAcagggagagtccttgacattgacccagctccctcaactCCCTGAGACCCCtgtctctgtcagccagggctccctgattggaacaaTCAGGGAACACCTATTCTAGAAGGCTGAGTCCACTCTAATGGAGTTGAAGAAATGGAGCGGAGTCTCAGTgtcacggtagctcagtggttagcactgctatctcacaaaaccagggtcccaggattgattccagcctttggcaactgtctttatggagtttgcatgttctccccgtgtctgcatgggttttctccgggtgctccggtttcctcccaaaatccaaagattgtgcaggtctggtgaattggccatgctaaattgtccataatgttaggtgNNNNNNNNNNNNNNNNNNNNNNNNNNNNNNNNNNNNNNNNNNNNNNNNNNNNNNNNNNNNNNNNNNNNNNNNNNNNNNNNNNNNNNNNNNNNNNNNNNNNNNNNNNNNNNNNNNNNNNNNNNNNNNNNNNNNNNNNNNNNNNNNNNNNNNNNNNNNNNNNNNNNNNNNNNNNNNNNNNNNNNNNNNNNNNNNNNNNNNNNNNNNNNNNNNNNNNNNNNNNNNNNNNNNNNNNNNNNNtgctaaattgtcccatagtgcccagggatgtgcaggttagggtggattggccgtgctaaattgtcccatagtgcccagggacgtgcaggttagggtggattggccatgctaaattgtcccatagtgtccagggatgtatcagtgaggtgcattagtcaggtgtaaatggtAAGTcctaggagaatgggtctgggtggacctgttgggctgaatggcctgtttccacactgtaggtgatcTAATCTGATCTGGTGGAGGTGTTGAAGAGATGCGGGAATGTTGAGAGATGAGGGGGGAAGGTGGAATGGAGCCAGCGGGTGAGGTGCCTGCGATTCAAGACACGCAGAAaagcaggagcagaccattcggcTCCTCCTGCCTGCCCCACCGTTCAATACAATCacggtgggtggggggaggggcccCTCCCaacctgttcccactttcacccAACCCCCCCCAGTTTCAATCCCCTTTGTCCCCAAGAGCTCCACCCAACTCCTTCTCAGGGACACCCAATGTTTTGCGTCTCTTctgagggtggtggggtggggagatcaACCAAACCCTCACCGAGGGGGGAGGTGGGTATAGAGGGAGACggaggaggaggggagatgaCTCATTACGAGGTGGTGGGGGGTGACCCGTCAATTTGAGCAGGGGGATGGTGGACGTGGGACAGcagggagggtgagggtgggggggaggCACTTTTTCTCGAGATGGCCAGAGGCCCGCGCCATGTCTTTGGCCTCCGACCCCTGACCCCTGACCATTTCCTTTCTCTCCAGCCTGTGGACTACGTTGAGAAGAATTGGACAGAGGAGGCCTACTCTGGAGGGTGTTACTCAAGTACCTTCGGCCCAGGGGTCCTCACCTCGTTTGGAGAGTAAGCGAACCTGGAGATGGCGCCCCCTCCCCTGGCTCACAGtgccccacacccccaccccactcccagcgCTCCTCCTCCTCCCGGGCAGCACCCTGATGTACGCTCCCGGGTCACGGTAGGACCAAGGGGACCCGTCTTCAATCCCTTCCCATGGGCCTCCACTGAAGAAACCCAGGAGGGCGGGCAGACCGCCACTACCCGTGCGGCCAATCAGGGACAACCCGGCCATCAATCATagcccctcctcccctccccccacacacccaCCCGGAGCTGCCCATTCTCGCGCCTGCACAAAACTTGGCATTCTTGCCAGGCGGGTCCTGAGGCGAGGGCCAGATCTCCCTCCCGGTTTCTCCTTCCCCCATGCCCCACCCCTCTCCGACTCGGTGAAACAGCTTCCTTGGTGCAGGAAGGGGTGGGTAGGGTCAGGTGTTGACAGGATGTTCTGGCCCCGATGGGAGGGAGGACGCTCCGTCAGCGAGGTGGGGGTTTAAGGAGCAGAGAGGATCGACAGGGagggagacggagagagagagagagcgagagggagagagagtggggggagggagagtgagagagagtNNNNNNNNNNNNNNNNNNNNNNNNNNNNNNNNNNNNNNNNNNNNNNNNNNNNNNNNNNNNNNNNNNNNNNNNNNNNNNNNNNNNNNNNNNNNNNNNNNNNNNNNNNNNNNNNNNNNNNNNNNNNNNNNNNNNNNNNNNNNNNNNNNNNNNNNNNNNNNNNNNNNNNNNNNNNNNNNNNNNNNNNNNNNNNNNNNNNNNNNNNNNNNNNNNNNNNNNNNNNNNNNNNNNNNNNNNNNNNNNNNNNNNNNNNNNNNNNNNNNNNNNNNNNNNNNNNNNNNNNNNNNNNNNNNNNNNNNNNNNNNNNNNNNNNNNNNNNNNNNNNCAACCCCAACCCCCCTCCCTACTCAGGGACCTATCTCTCCCTGTCCTTAAAGACACTCCATGCCTTCCCCTCCACACCCCTCTGGGGCCGTGAGTCCCACAGAGCCCCCACCCTCCGGCTGGAGAAATTCCTCCCCACCTCAGTCCATCccctcaccctgaggctgtgccctcaggttcctCGTCTCTCTGAGCGGTGGAaacaccttccccacccccaccccactctgtcccaggcctctcggtattctgtacatttcaatccgATTCCCCCCCATCATCGTTCTAAACCCCATCagatacagacccagagtcctcaaccccTCCccatgtgacaagcccttcaccccCGGGGATCCTTCTTGTAAAACCCTTGGTTCGGCTGAGTCTTCCAGcttggaagcagaccctttggcctaaccagtccacaatCCCCAACTAACCTAGtccccagctgcctgctcctggcccatatccctccaaacctttcctattcatggacttatccaaaggttttttaaatgttgtaactgtccccacatccaccgCTCCCTCAGGAAGGTTATTCcacacacggaccaccctctgattcacaatcctttgggagaCATCGTTACTCCCCAACGCGGTTTTAAACTTACTACCCCTTATGCTAAGACTATAGTGCATCGTCCCAGCATGCCCCGCAGCAGGAGGCATCCACTCCACATCGCTTTTTATCGTCTTGAACACCTCCATTTGAGCCCCCCTTCATCTGaggaaggggcagcgctccgaaagattGTGATTTCGGAAAAACCGGTTGGACTGGAACCTGGTGTGTCATGACCTTgtcccaccccagtccaacactggcacctccacatcgtggtCTTAGAACctcaaccctccattcccggcagcatcccggtaaatctcttctgagccctctccagtttaataacatccttcctataactgggagacca is from Chiloscyllium plagiosum isolate BGI_BamShark_2017 unplaced genomic scaffold, ASM401019v2 scaf_96314, whole genome shotgun sequence and encodes:
- the LOC122546476 gene encoding amine oxidase [flavin-containing]-like; the encoded protein is MPMGSVIKVVTFYKRAFWKEKGFNGCTMSNSGCVTFSMDDTKPDGSHPAMMGFIQAETARRMCLDTLERRKASVCQHYARIFKMEEFLHPVDYVEKNWTEEAYSGGCYSSTFGPGVLTSFGEALRQPVGRIHFAGTELASQWPGYMDGAVQSGERAAREVRATGQRWDRRAEWSQGWPLGASKGEGHRREGGDEWALASQEGSYVL